The following coding sequences lie in one Polynucleobacter asymbioticus genomic window:
- the hflX gene encoding GTPase HflX produces the protein MVGVDTGREDFADSMAELSLLADSAGSIPIASVIARKGKTDPALFIGSGKANEVKKVMEEQGAELVIFNHPLSPTQQRNLERHIGFHVMDRTGLILDIFSQRAQSHIGKTQVELAQVRYRMSRLVRAWSHLERQRGGIGVRGGPGETQMELDRRMLATKAKRLETELEKLQRQQRTQRRARNRKDVFSVSLVGYTNAGKSTLFNSLTKAGTYAADQLFATLDTTSRKVHLDGVGSIVVSDTVGFIRELPHQLVEAFRATLDETIHADLVLHVIDACSPVAREQKAEVEAVLREIGADDIPRIEVMNKIDQMPQTFTEGAVLVRDSEGIPSQVFLSAKTGLGLDLLRSALAECSQMTDRIRVEQNRAKVQMDPDEFLAPLPERPETSEFNPISNRKYSPNDA, from the coding sequence CTGGTAGGAGTGGATACGGGCCGCGAAGATTTTGCGGACAGCATGGCAGAACTCAGCCTTCTGGCTGATAGTGCTGGTTCTATACCTATAGCCAGTGTGATTGCCCGTAAGGGTAAAACCGATCCCGCTTTATTCATTGGCTCAGGTAAGGCGAATGAAGTTAAAAAAGTGATGGAAGAGCAGGGTGCGGAATTGGTTATCTTCAACCACCCGCTATCTCCAACTCAGCAGCGCAATCTAGAGCGCCATATTGGCTTTCATGTCATGGACCGTACAGGCCTGATTTTGGATATCTTTAGCCAACGAGCGCAAAGCCATATCGGTAAAACCCAGGTCGAACTAGCCCAAGTGCGTTATCGCATGTCTAGATTGGTGCGTGCTTGGAGCCATTTAGAGCGTCAAAGGGGCGGTATTGGTGTTCGTGGCGGTCCTGGTGAAACCCAGATGGAGTTGGATCGACGAATGCTAGCTACTAAAGCAAAGCGTCTAGAGACAGAGCTTGAGAAGCTCCAGCGCCAACAAAGAACCCAAAGAAGGGCTCGTAATCGCAAGGATGTTTTCTCTGTTTCTTTGGTTGGCTACACCAATGCTGGCAAGTCCACATTGTTTAATTCCCTCACAAAAGCAGGGACATATGCAGCTGATCAGCTCTTTGCCACCCTTGATACCACCTCCCGCAAAGTCCATTTAGATGGTGTTGGCTCGATTGTGGTCTCCGATACCGTTGGATTTATCCGCGAATTACCCCACCAACTGGTGGAGGCTTTTAGGGCCACTTTGGATGAAACTATCCATGCTGACCTGGTTTTGCATGTGATTGACGCCTGCAGCCCAGTGGCAAGGGAGCAAAAGGCTGAAGTAGAGGCTGTTTTGCGTGAAATTGGGGCAGATGACATCCCCCGTATCGAGGTGATGAATAAGATAGACCAGATGCCCCAGACCTTTACGGAAGGGGCTGTCCTGGTGCGTGATTCCGAGGGAATTCCGAGCCAGGTTTTCCTTTCCGCCAAGACGGGCCTAGGCCTTGATTTATTGCGTTCAGCACTCGCCGAATGCTCTCAAATGACTGATAGAATAAGGGTCGAGCAGAATCGCGCCAAGGTTCAAATGGACCCGGACGAGTTTTTAGCTCCTTTACCCGAACGACCAGAGACTTCTGAATTTAACCCGATTTCCAACCGAAAATATTCACCAAACGATGCGTAA
- the hfq gene encoding RNA chaperone Hfq, producing MNNSKVQLLQDPFLNALRKEHVPVSIYLVNGIKLQGNIESFDQYVVLLRNTVTQMVYKHAISTIVPARAVEFRTEEVSSV from the coding sequence ATGAATAACAGCAAAGTCCAATTACTACAGGATCCTTTCCTCAATGCTTTACGCAAAGAGCATGTTCCTGTCTCCATCTATCTTGTTAACGGCATCAAGCTGCAAGGAAATATTGAATCGTTTGATCAATATGTGGTTCTCTTGCGCAACACCGTGACTCAGATGGTTTACAAACACGCCATTTCCACAATCGTCCCTGCTCGCGCTGTGGAGTTCCGTACGGAAGAAGTTAGCTCTGTATAA
- the der gene encoding ribosome biogenesis GTPase Der has protein sequence MNPVITIVGRPNVGKSTLFNRLTRSRDALVADFSGLTRDRHYGKGRIGERAFICVDTGGFEPVAKTGIVAEMAKQTKQAVAESDIVIFLVDGRLGMAPQDRVIADFLRKTGRPVILAVNKTEGMQPGVVTADFHELGLGEPFPISSAHGDGVRGLIDDALDSLGIPEPEPEEQENDPNRPMKIAVVGRPNVGKSTLINKLIGEERVIAFDMPGTTRDAIEVPFERNGKPYILVDTAGLRRRGKVFEAIEKFSVVKTLQAIADCNVVILMLDAQQDISEQDAHIAGFIVEAGRALVVAVNKWDGLDAYVKERARLEIAQKLRFLDFANVHPISAKKGTGLKELFKDVDLAYAAAMAKLPTPKLTRILQEAIEHQQPKRVGMGRPKLRYAHQGGMNPPIVVIHGTSLSGVTDSYKRYLEGRFRDVFKLRGTPLRIQMNTAKNPYVDADKGKKGKKK, from the coding sequence ATGAATCCAGTAATTACTATTGTCGGCCGTCCTAATGTTGGTAAATCGACCCTCTTTAATCGCTTAACGCGCTCCCGTGATGCTCTGGTGGCTGACTTCTCAGGCCTAACCCGAGACCGTCACTATGGCAAAGGTCGCATCGGTGAGCGTGCATTTATTTGCGTAGACACTGGTGGTTTTGAGCCGGTAGCCAAGACCGGCATTGTTGCCGAGATGGCCAAGCAAACAAAGCAAGCAGTTGCTGAGTCTGACATTGTGATTTTCTTGGTAGATGGCCGCTTAGGCATGGCGCCTCAAGACCGCGTGATTGCAGATTTCTTACGCAAGACCGGTAGACCAGTTATTCTGGCTGTCAATAAAACTGAAGGTATGCAACCAGGCGTTGTCACTGCTGACTTCCATGAGCTCGGTCTTGGTGAGCCGTTCCCAATTTCCTCAGCGCATGGTGATGGTGTACGTGGTTTGATTGACGATGCTTTGGATTCCTTAGGTATTCCAGAGCCAGAACCAGAAGAACAAGAAAACGATCCTAATCGCCCAATGAAGATTGCGGTAGTCGGTCGTCCAAACGTCGGTAAATCAACCTTGATTAATAAGTTGATTGGTGAAGAGCGCGTTATTGCATTTGATATGCCGGGTACAACGCGTGATGCTATTGAGGTACCTTTTGAGCGCAATGGCAAGCCTTATATCCTGGTAGATACGGCAGGTCTGCGCCGTCGTGGAAAAGTATTTGAAGCCATTGAAAAATTCTCAGTGGTAAAAACTTTGCAAGCTATTGCTGATTGCAATGTGGTCATCTTGATGCTCGATGCGCAACAAGATATCTCGGAGCAAGATGCGCATATCGCTGGATTTATCGTAGAAGCAGGGCGTGCATTAGTTGTGGCTGTGAACAAGTGGGATGGTTTGGATGCCTACGTTAAAGAGCGTGCGCGTTTAGAGATTGCTCAAAAATTGCGCTTCCTCGATTTTGCGAATGTGCATCCGATCTCTGCTAAAAAAGGTACCGGCCTGAAAGAGCTATTTAAGGATGTAGATTTAGCCTATGCAGCAGCGATGGCGAAATTACCAACACCCAAACTCACCCGAATTTTGCAAGAGGCTATCGAGCATCAGCAGCCTAAGCGTGTCGGCATGGGTCGTCCAAAATTACGTTATGCCCACCAAGGCGGTATGAACCCCCCAATTGTGGTGATTCATGGAACCTCATTAAGTGGCGTAACCGATAGCTATAAGCGTTACCTAGAGGGTCGCTTTAGGGATGTCTTTAAGTTACGCGGCACCCCATTGCGCATTCAGATGAATACTGCGAAAAACCCGTATGTTGATGCGGATAAAGGTAAAAAAGGCAAAAAGAAGTAA
- the bamB gene encoding outer membrane protein assembly factor BamB: MMDCKRVAKLASTTLILGSVVFALAACSGSSRVRKPAELVQVNNQFELTPVWSTSVGSSESFSFDPAVVGDSVYAASHRGNLTKIDLMTGRKVWEVSVPDRLSIGPGSDGRTTAVVTTKGTVYAYDDNGKPIWNVSVGSEVLSEPVVAGGVVIIRTLDSRFIGLDAQTGTRKWTYQRQQSALSLRVGYGMLAIGNEVIVTGFAGGRFGMIAIANGGLVWETPVSFPKGFSEIERLNDVTAKPSMEGEIICAVSYQGRIGCGQARTGNLLWFKDYSSYTGTAQSPELVFSSNEKSHVTAFAVKDGSQVWENTQLTFRDVGEPMAVGKVLLMGDAQGYVHALSQANGQMLARIRHDSSPITAAPIAVNGLILVQSQGGKLAAYSPK, from the coding sequence ATGATGGATTGCAAACGTGTAGCAAAACTAGCAAGCACAACTCTGATATTGGGTTCTGTAGTATTTGCCTTGGCAGCCTGCTCTGGTAGCTCACGTGTACGCAAACCTGCTGAGCTCGTGCAAGTCAATAATCAGTTTGAGTTAACACCAGTTTGGTCAACCAGCGTTGGTTCATCTGAGTCGTTTAGCTTTGATCCTGCGGTAGTAGGTGATTCAGTTTACGCAGCATCTCATCGCGGCAATCTCACCAAGATTGATTTGATGACCGGCAGAAAAGTGTGGGAGGTCTCTGTGCCTGATCGCTTATCAATTGGACCTGGATCAGATGGTCGCACCACGGCTGTTGTGACTACTAAAGGTACAGTCTATGCCTACGATGACAATGGCAAGCCCATTTGGAATGTGAGCGTTGGTAGTGAAGTGTTGTCTGAGCCAGTGGTTGCTGGTGGTGTAGTCATTATTCGCACGCTGGATAGTCGCTTCATTGGTCTTGATGCGCAGACGGGAACACGTAAGTGGACTTACCAACGCCAACAATCGGCTTTGTCCTTACGCGTTGGTTACGGCATGCTCGCGATTGGTAACGAGGTGATCGTCACTGGCTTTGCTGGTGGTCGTTTCGGCATGATTGCAATTGCAAACGGTGGTCTTGTTTGGGAGACTCCAGTGTCATTTCCAAAAGGATTCTCTGAGATTGAGCGTCTCAATGATGTGACTGCAAAACCGAGTATGGAGGGCGAAATTATTTGCGCCGTTTCTTACCAGGGTCGTATAGGTTGCGGTCAAGCACGTACTGGCAATTTACTGTGGTTTAAAGATTACTCCAGTTATACCGGTACAGCGCAAAGTCCTGAGTTGGTTTTCTCGTCCAATGAAAAGTCTCATGTCACTGCATTTGCAGTCAAAGATGGTTCCCAAGTTTGGGAAAACACCCAGCTGACATTTAGAGATGTAGGTGAGCCGATGGCAGTTGGCAAGGTATTACTCATGGGTGATGCGCAAGGTTACGTGCATGCACTCTCACAAGCGAATGGTCAAATGCTGGCACGCATTCGTCATGACAGTAGTCCAATCACAGCCGCACCGATTGCGGTGAACGGCCTCATCTTGGTTCAGTCTCAAGGTGGAAAACTAGCGGCGTACAGTCCAAAATGA